The DNA window taatataatatcttgaattttaaatttagatatattattatattctgagtcttataattcaataaatttaaatattacataaataaactaattgaaaaataagatattttatatggttagaaaaaaaaaataataaaataataagtttgaaaaatttatggtttgaaaccctaaaatatctattcaaactaaactaaccaatttttcaaatcttcatgttatttttgccaaaatataattttaataaaaaaaaatgtctaataagataaaatattaaacctaacatattcctaatcttataattttaatttataaaatatattttgaaaataacaaatttaaaaaaaaatatgatatggttagcaaatttttaaatttgaacaagattatttttaaaagataatattttaatatcaaagtaagatcatttaaaatttaataaaaaataatatcttatcttataattaaaataaataaaataatctaaaatttcaaaaataaccataaggcttctttctgagaaatcaaattttcaaaattcaaaacctactaatatcagaaactaattttaattaattaaaaaaattaataaaaattaattttattctgacaattagatttttaattgaaaatttagattctacacaaaattctaccaaaaattggcttttggttcaatgaaaaacgatttttgaatcaaaagttatgacgaaaacaagtttgaggcacaagagtatgcattgcatacccctgcgcgcgcggaagcaTGGTTTTGGCCTAGgaaagaggctgcaagcagcgtCATTTGACCAAGGGACGTGGGCGCGAGCTGCCCTTCAGACAAGGTGCTGTCCGAGCGTCAGCGCGCGCGTGTGTGcattcaaatcctgatattttcgttcaacttcaaaaaatcataactaatttataaaaaaatccaaattaggttatgtaaaagcctaaatttattaatttttcgtctactttccagaaaaaataattacagatcgaaataaaaaaaatttcagtaacatatattgcgatttctaaactatcatcaaataagcacataaaccacatgacaccatccaaatcaacacataacatcgttttaattcatattttcatgaaattaaatcattaccatggctctgaggccagttgttggatatattttaccaggatctagatttactaacaagtatgtttcattaacatcctaatatgaattctaaaacaatgaaataaacacatataaagtttaggaaaccttacattgggtgtagcggaatataatgactccttccgttcagatatctagcccttgattcctttttgtagcagagcattatcaatatctgaacctggatctctttctctccttcctttgatgctgattctccttctattggatggttttccacagtcttacgcactatgattgagatatcacttgatgtgtgtgggcactcactcattcactcaaggatttcaaaaatttagagaagaaaagagaagggaagaggttcagcctatagagaaaagatagaggctcagttttcatctgacagaagttaagtgtgaatgagagccatcactatctatttatagataaccacctaggtttaagttagaattatttggcattaaaataatgaaaaaaataaatgataaaagcctataagtgtggccggccatgggccttggataatgggcctcacttatgcaattttgctgttttatcatttctgcatctcattttctcaaaaacgtcaattttcaaattcaaccatttaaatgccaattctaattatttaataactaaaaattaattattaaataatattgtcatttaatatatttattaattagacatataaagtctcttaattaataaatagacctagaatctcttttctttacaatttcgcccttgcttagtgaaaattcacaaagtagacatagtctaactttagaattataattgattaatcaaaatcaattaaccgagtcttacaagcagtatggtctcaactagtatggggaccatgggtctatatatccaagcttccaataagcagatcaagaatttatatcttaaattcactgacatattaattcttcgttgaatccaggcatagaacttagaattgcactctcagtatatagaacactctatatgttccacgatatagacacgtcattagttatccattgttataaccctaatgtgatcaatgatcctctatatagatgatttacactgtaaagggattaaattacggtaacaccctacaatgtattttatccttaaaacacttaaccctgtataaatgatatttaagctaagtgaaatgagatctccaccatttatttttgtttgtttaagctcgaaggaaatcatcctttactttcagtttgccagatagaagctatagattccatatttatgttagcgctcccattcaattgcactaccgtgttcccaaaatgtacgtatcaccctgacccaaaagtaagcttaactaacaaatcaaagaacacgaataaaactcttgagattgaacctaatcatatcaggattaagatcatttgatctaggatcaacaggtgatattgaattgaatagatattacggtaaattctaatatatctaatcaaagttcaatatcggtcccttccgatgtatactccatacatccgatgcatgtaaactttgccaatgtcttggaaaggacataacacttatccaaggtgtaagaatacctattgctgattataccatgtcagtctaaatccagtgttctgacaaatcagggaataaactttcgaacatataattaagattatattccactgtgttgacaacactataatcattaacaaattgatatgttctagacttaaatagaattcatacattatgtacatataatcatgtgaaccatgcaacattaaatgttatttctgatctatattaataagtaaatctgattatattgaaatgagttttatttagggcagaaaACCCAACACTTAGCAGCCTCAACAAAATCTATGTATTtggcctccatggtagagtctgataTTATGGATTGCTTGACACTTCTCCAAACAActgctccaccccaagagtaagtACCATCCTAGATGTAGACTTCTTGTCATCAAGACAAGCTTGGAAATCTGAGTCagtatagcctacgggatttaaagcaccacccttgtactttttaaatattttagaatATGCTTAACTGtagtccaatgttcctctcctgggttcgtctgatacctgctcacaattcctactgcatagCCAATTTttggtctagtgcataacataacATACATTAAACTTCCAACTGCTGAATCGTAAGGAACCTTTctcatgtcttctatctcttagAGATAAatgggacactgttccttagatagatgcACACCAGGTCTAAAAGACATAACTACCCCTTTGGTGTTGCTCATTGAGAATTGCTCTAGCACCTTATCAATGTAAGCTGCTTGCGAGAGAGCAAGTGATCTGTTCTACCAATTTCTAATgatttgaataccaagaacataactAGCTTCACCCAAAGCTTTTATCtcaaattgagtgttaagccattccttaatgtcaatcatttttttttgatattgttACCAGTAATCAAAATTTCATCAACATAAAAGACCAGGATTACTACCACTTGattatccttgagttggtaaacacaagtttcattttcattttggtGAAAGTAGTaggttttaattatttcatgaaACCTTTTTTTCTAAGAACGAGAAACATGCTTAATTctataaatggacctattgagcTTCCAAACTTTCTCTTCCTGTCCTGGAAGTTTATAACCttttggttgctccatatagattgGCTCATCAAGAATTTTGTTAAGGAAGCTGTCTTGagatccatttgccaaatttcataattgaaagtgccagctatggagagaagtatTCTGATGGATTTGCGCATGATGACTGGACTAAAAgtatcctcatagtccacaccttctctttagGTATAACCCTTTGCAAttagtctagctttaaaagttttgacttctccacgagcacctcttttcttcttgtagacccatttacatccaattggatgataatcatcaggtgcatctacatattcccagactttatttcttttcatggaatccaGTTCTGAATCCATGTCAGCTGACCATTGTTTCCATTCCAGACTTGCCATTgcttgtttataggttaatcgatcgtcatcaataccatcACCAATGAccgtattgatttcaccattcaagccataacgagctggttttgtggaaaccctcccactacgacgaggggTCGTGACCTTTTGAATAGGAACATCATTGGTAGTTTTATCAGTTGTAACAACTTGCATTGGTTCCACCAAGgcagtgggattatcctctattTGAGTAGAAGATGATGGAACATCAGttggagttatatctgaaagcattttctccaatactactttactttgtagCTTGaagttcttaatatagtcatcttaaAGGAATGTGACATTTATAGAAACAAACATTTTATtgtccttgtgactataaaatagtccacccctagtctcatCGGAATTtttgacaaacatgcaaacctcagtttgCGCTTCCAGTttaccttctttctttcttaagacataaGTATGGCACGGGGGTGGCCTTGAAAAAAAGTAGGccatagggaaaaaaaaaaatttgggcccttatgttagaaaaaatgtggtatttttcaaaatcggtaaaaaaaaagtatagttttaaaagagaaaaaaaaaaatttgggcccctgggctgggtgggccctaggcacaggcctagcccgcctatgcccagggctgGGTCTGGTAGGGCACCTCCGGATCCTATAATAGCGTAAACTAGGTATACGACCACTCCATAGTTCTACAGGTGTCTTGGAGATCTAGGATTTTCTGGAGGTGATCGATGTCCATGTTGATTtcagatttaaaatttttggaaGAAACCATTTTGAGAAGGTCTCATGTAGAGACCGTATTTttggaaaaagaaatatttattttatatttttttttatttttgtacttggaggtaaaaaaaaataaagtttagatGTAATAAAAGTATAAGGAAAAAAACCGCTTATTTTATCAattcttttatatttatatattaacccCTTCAAAgttattttattacattttgGCCCCTTCCACGGTTTCTGCACATATTGTAAGTTTCTCAAtctttatatttaaatatgCGCACACATAATAATGAAAAGTTATTATGATGGAGCTATTTAAGAACCATTAATTAATTGACCAATTAGCTTTGTTGTATAggataaataattttcttatatttcttaaAAGAAGAATCTATTACttgtaattaatttattaattagataagGGCTATGTAGTCTCACATGTCCACTTTATTATGTTGAATTATTTTCTCGCCCTGATTATATGctcattaattttaattatgttaGCTTATGTTTTCAATCAATTTGaaatataaatatgaatgtaatgaatatatatatatatataataactattAACTAGTCAAGAATTTTGCACTCTTTGATTGTACTTTACTCATTAAAAAGAAGCCGCAATATGCCAAAATATATTTCACGGGTAAAGAATATGGTGGTTAAGTGGGACCAATATATACAATAATCAGTAATTGACCGAAAACCATTATTTTAGAAAGTATTTTCCTCACCACACATGCAGTACTTATGTGCATAAATATAATGAAgggaatttataattaatatatacttagaTCAGCTGGCTCCATGTCATCTCTACAGATGATTCTGCTCAAAATTTATTACAAtgctctaaatatttatggtaattttaggaacatacaaaaatatatagtaGAATGTAATTGAACGTACGTGCATGCACGCACGTGccgtatatgtaagtatagatACTGTCCCCTTTGTATTGCTACACTTGTTTACGTGATGACACTGgaagtgaaaaataattatcatcatGAACAGGTAATGGTATACATAAGAACGTATAACATAGCTCGGTTATAGTAACAAATGTACGACAATGATAATAATCTTAAAAGGATTTTATTcacgcatatatatatattaattatttaatatttatatagacGAGaagtttttgttattatttccATTTTTATTAGTTGGTGTTTTTACAATTTGACTAGCACTTCGTTTCTTTTTCGTTTTTACTAAcaaaactgtttttttttttttgaatcttttgggcttagatataTATTATAGACACAGAATACATAACATTATATAAGTTCAAGTAAATAAGTAGAGAAAAGTTAAAGCATCATCAGGTTTTCACTTTTAGTTTTTCCGTTTAATGTAAcaaacctatttaattaaatcaactACAGTATAATGATGGTGATtttatttcattgttataattattttataataaaaaactaGCTAATTACTAATAAGGTAGCGTGATTATAATTACTTGCAATTTGtgatcaaattttcaaattttatctgtagaatttaatttaggatttttttttacacttcaaaataatttttattttgtatttttacaaaaattcacataataGTCTATATAGAAACTaacaaaataacttaaaccaCAATTAAAATACACATAACAATTTACATAAAAACTACTAGAGCAACTCAatctgtaaattaaaaaaaaaaaaatcaaataatgaTATATAAAGTAATTCACTTTTAATTTCTTGTGGATACTTAACAGGTACGTACATGCCGTACGGACTACTGTCGACATATTCCTtgcaaaattaaattatttttacactAGCAATTTAGTTTTATAAACAAAAGAAATCGATCACTTTATTTAACACACAACATacataaattaaatgataatctGGATATTTGAGTTTTCTCTTCAACCGGAGCTTTAGTCACGGGTAATAAGAAGGTACCATAAATATATGATCGAGCTATATGTACTCCATAATTGAAAGCGATGTAGTGGACATTGACGTATATAATATAGAATGGAAAAGCTGCTGGAATCCTTAATATCCTTTTCTCTTATTTTCATACAATAATctataactatataaaaaaagagaATGGGCCACGGGAATGCCAATAGTTATATGGATTGTGTGTTTGAATGCTTACCCCTATGATGGGACATGAATATGTTGTGTTTGCATTCGACAAAATCTAGAAGacctttttcaatttgtttcTTCTTAACTTTATTGAAATATACATTGAGTGAACTGTATCTAAAGATGTACCTTTTATATGCGTATGGGAATATATAATATCATTCCATATAATTGATTGGAGAAAcatcatatgtatatatatactacgtAGGTATATGGAATACATATCaatatacatattattagttattcTCGAATTTGTATCGTAACTGTTCGTCAAACtatatagaaaatattatagctataattttaaatatatattaaaaatagtaGTAAACTAGAGTGGTACACATCAAGGaatttatattatttcttttgTCACAAAGtgacaaattaattaatctgtAAATTAAGCATCATGaatatatagaaatatataaatttaaattaaacttcaatccaagaaaacataaaaaaaaaaaaaaggacattTATCATTGATCATAATGATTGCATAAATTTAACACAAATACTAtgcttaaatttatttattatcaccCACAAATCAAACAAAGCCATAATAAACGAAAGGAAATGGGAGATTTCCACGTACAAATTAAAGACTCACACAAACACACACACTATTTAAAAACCATCACGTGATACATGATAGGTAGGATTttaaacttaagaaaataatcataaaagcaataataataattattatatgtaaatatatcaaGTGGATATATCATATGGTGAAGAACCAAAAGGGTAGGtattaagagaaaaagaaagaagaaatcatTGAATCATTTTGGTACGTACGTAGGTAGTAGTTTATTAGGAACACTGGAATCCACGTGGGGCATTTCTGGAGCAAACGTTGAGAAGCAAGCTCAGTGAAAGTGGGATGTTGAGGTTGATACCTAGAATATTAGCCCTAATGGCGGTGCAAAGGCACACGGCTGCTTCAAGGTCAGCAAGGCCTTGGATAAGAGTACAGCAAGGTGTCACCGGAGGAGTTCCAATGGTGGCGTTAATCAACCCTCCAAGAACATTAGCGCAAATCCCTAACTTAAGGGCATCCCTAGGGCATGTTGCTGTACTTCCGTTGCCACCACCACCGCCGCCGCCACCGCCAGTGCCAGGGCTTGGAGTTCCACCACCACCGCCGCCACCACCGGTGCCAGGGCTTGGAGTTCCACCGCCACCACCACCTGAGCCGCCTCCACCTGAACCGCCTCCACCTGAACCTCCTCCACCTGAACCTCCACCACCACCTCTACCACCACCACCGCCGCCACCTCTTCCCCCACCACCACCTCTTCCACCACTACCACCTCTACCGCCACTGCCACCACTACCGCCACCGCCACCACGGCATGAGCCACAACCACTTACAAGAGTAAAGAAAAGAATGTTTAGTGTGAGGAATATGGCAAGTGAGGCAGAGGAAGTTTTGGAACGACCCATCTTTCTCTCTGATCTCTCAAAACACAAAAGTGTTTGGCTAGGGTTAGAGGACTGATGGGATATATTTGAATGTTGGGAGTGATGGGGATTTTATAGGGAGTCGAGTCTTAGTTGATCACTCtacctaaaaataaataaaaataaaaaatct is part of the Cannabis sativa cultivar Pink pepper isolate KNU-18-1 chromosome 5, ASM2916894v1, whole genome shotgun sequence genome and encodes:
- the LOC115716294 gene encoding lipid transfer protein EARLI 1-like, with the translated sequence MGRSKTSSASLAIFLTLNILFFTLVSGCGSCRGGGGGSGGSGGRGGSGGRGGGGGRGGGGGGGRGGGGGSGGGGSGGGGSGGGGSGGGGGGTPSPGTGGGGGGGGTPSPGTGGGGGGGGGNGSTATCPRDALKLGICANVLGGLINATIGTPPVTPCCTLIQGLADLEAAVCLCTAIRANILGINLNIPLSLSLLLNVCSRNAPRGFQCS